The genomic DNA CGTGCCGTCGTAGATCGTGTTGGCGTTGATCGCCTTGCCGTCCTGCGTGCTGGCTCCCTCGTCCAGGGCGGCCGCGAAGATCAGCGGCTTGAAGGTGGAGGCGGGCTGGTAGTCGCGGCGGGTCGCGTTGTTCAGGTAGTGCTTGACGTAGTTCTGGCCGCCGTAGAGCGCGAGGACCTTGCCCGTCTTCGGGTCGACGGACGCGGCGCCGGCCTGGACGTCGCCGTCCACCGGGCGCTTCTTCGCGTTCAGCTTGCTGGTCAGCTTCGCCTTGACGGCCGCCTCCAGCTGGTCCTGCTTCTTCTTGTCGATGTTGAGCGTGAGGGTCCAGCCGCCGGCCTTGACCATCGCCTCGGCGGTGCCCAGGTCGGAGGCGGCGCCCTGGGCGACGAGCTGCTTCATCAGCGCCGCGTTGGCCGCGTCCACCAGATAGCCGGTCTGCCCCTCCATGCCGGGCGCCGCCCTCGGGGGCTTGGGCGTCGGGAACGTCATGCCCTCGCGCTTGCCGGAGTCCAGCCAGTGCTCCTCGACCATGTTGTCCAGCACGTAGTTCCAGCGGTCTTTCACCAGCTTCTTGCCGGTGTCCGTCGCGATGGCCCAGTCGTACTGGTTCGGGGCCTGGAGCAGCGCGGCGAGATACGCGCCCTGCCTTACCGAGAGGTCCTTGGCGTCCACGCGGTAGTACGCCTGGGCGGCGGCCTGGATGCCGTAGGCGCCGCGGCCGTAGTAGCTGGTGTTGATGTAGCCCGCGAGGATCTGGCTCTTGGTCTTCTGGCGGTCGACCTTCAGCGAGATGACCAGTTCCTTCAGCTTGCGCGTGACGGTCTGGTCCTGGCTCAGGTAGAAGTTCTTGACGTACTGCTGGGTGATCGTCGAACCACCCTGCTTGCCCTTGCCGGAGAGGGTGTTGATCAGACCGCGGGCCGTGCCCCTGAAGTCGACGCCGGAGTCCTTGTAGAAGGACTTGTTCTCGGCGGCGACGAAGGTCCGCTGGACGCCCTTGGGCACCTCGGAGAGGTCGACGATCTCACGGTTGCGGGTGCCGGTGCGGGCGAGGGGCGAGCCGTCGCTGTACTCGTAGACGTTGCTCTGGAGCTTGGCGTCCGCGTTGCCCTTGGGGACGCTGATCATCATGTAGAGCACGATGAAGGCGCCCATGCCCAGCAGGCACAGGCCGAACAGCGTGCCGAGGATCTTCTTCCAGGTGAACAGCCTGCGTATCCGGCCCTTGCCGGCGCCGGCGCTCTTGGCAGCCGTCCTCGACGAGCCCTGGGGCGCCGCGCGGCGGCCACCGCGCTGCCGCGCTCGTCTCTCTTCCGCTCGTCCCATGGGTCCGTCCGCTCCGCTTCCTTCTCGCGTGTCACACAGGTTCGTCGCACAGGTCAGCTCAGAAAGCTAACACCGCGCGATATGACAAAGGGCCGTCGATCCCGTCTTTTACGGACGTGAGAATCAGCACCTGCCCCATCAGAACCGACCGCTCTGGGGCGTGGAAGGTTGCCGTGTTGGCTAATGTGATATCACTTAGCTAGATTGAAGCTAAGCGGCACGCACACCGTGCCGCAGCGAACCGCATGCCGAACCGCATGCCGTACGAATCGGGGGACCGCCATGTCCACGCACGACTCCACGCACGACTCCACACCCGCCGCCGACGTACCCGAGATGCCCGCACCGCGCGTGCGGGAGTTCGCCGCGCACAGCATCGGTGGCGGCCTCGCGCTGCTGCTCGGGCTCGTCGGACTGCTCCTCGGCGCCGGGATGATCGCGGGCGCGACGACACTCGCCGCGACCGGCGCCAAGGCCGCACTGATCGTCGGCGGCATCCTGATCGCCATCGCGGCCTTCCTCGCGATGTGCGGTCTGAACACGGTGGCGCCGGGTGAGGCCCGCGTCGTCCAGCTCTTCGGGCGGTACCGGGGGACGATCCGGCAGGACGGCCTGCGCTGGGTGAACCCCTTCACCTCGCGCACGAAGATCTCGACCCGCGTACGCAACCACGAGACCCCCGTCCTCAAGGTCAACGACGCCTACGGCAACCCGATCGAGCTCGCCGCGGTCATGGTCTGGAAGGTCGAGGACACCGCGCAGGCCACCTTCGAGGTGGACGACTTCCGGGAGTTCGTCGCCACTCAGACCGAGGCGGCGGTGCGGCACATCGCCATCGAGTACCCGTACGACTCCCATGACGAGGACGGCCTCTCGCTGCGCGGCAACGCGGAGGAAATCACCGAGAAGCTCGCCATAGAACTGCACGCGCGCGTGGCAGCGGCCGGCGTGCGGATCATCGAGTCCCGCTTCACGCATCTCGCGTACGCTCCCGAGATCGCCTCCGC from Streptomyces avermitilis MA-4680 = NBRC 14893 includes the following:
- a CDS encoding SPFH domain-containing protein translates to MSTHDSTHDSTPAADVPEMPAPRVREFAAHSIGGGLALLLGLVGLLLGAGMIAGATTLAATGAKAALIVGGILIAIAAFLAMCGLNTVAPGEARVVQLFGRYRGTIRQDGLRWVNPFTSRTKISTRVRNHETPVLKVNDAYGNPIELAAVMVWKVEDTAQATFEVDDFREFVATQTEAAVRHIAIEYPYDSHDEDGLSLRGNAEEITEKLAIELHARVAAAGVRIIESRFTHLAYAPEIASAMLQRQQAGAVVAARRQIVEGAVGMVEAALARITERDIVELDSERKAAMVSNLMVVLCGDRAPQPVLNTGTLYQ
- a CDS encoding transglycosylase domain-containing protein; translated protein: MGRAEERRARQRGGRRAAPQGSSRTAAKSAGAGKGRIRRLFTWKKILGTLFGLCLLGMGAFIVLYMMISVPKGNADAKLQSNVYEYSDGSPLARTGTRNREIVDLSEVPKGVQRTFVAAENKSFYKDSGVDFRGTARGLINTLSGKGKQGGSTITQQYVKNFYLSQDQTVTRKLKELVISLKVDRQKTKSQILAGYINTSYYGRGAYGIQAAAQAYYRVDAKDLSVRQGAYLAALLQAPNQYDWAIATDTGKKLVKDRWNYVLDNMVEEHWLDSGKREGMTFPTPKPPRAAPGMEGQTGYLVDAANAALMKQLVAQGAASDLGTAEAMVKAGGWTLTLNIDKKKQDQLEAAVKAKLTSKLNAKKRPVDGDVQAGAASVDPKTGKVLALYGGQNYVKHYLNNATRRDYQPASTFKPLIFAAALDEGASTQDGKAINANTIYDGTSRRPVLDNGDKVGFAPPNEDNRSYGKVTVQRAMNASINSVFAQMGVDVGMDDVLKVAGKLGMDTKGLEAVPAQTLGSMGASPLEMAGIYATLDNHGKKVTPAVVRSAEHKDRQVKFPDPIGDRVITREAADTVTSVLTGVVDDGTAQTSVAQAADRRGQQVAGKTGTSDSNKSAWFTGYTPNLVTSVGMFGESAKNQSQVTLKGATGLIPGSGRINGGGYPAQIWAAYTFGAMGKVTKFDLETTQGAAIEPTVTPTLTQSPSDSPSSSPTTKKPTTTPPSTSTTPASPSTSPTTKGPSNTPTGTTTTPTDGLPDDPVNPNDRNGLRNQNDPTSQ